The Pirellulimonas nuda genome includes a region encoding these proteins:
- a CDS encoding prolipoprotein diacylglyceryl transferase has translation MRSELFRIPVDVAGIPLLGFGLALAVWLVGAGVYALRLRGAARRGEQADWIGFAGLVAAVAAALVVAPRFVPEGIPIRGYGVMLLLALASGVAMALHRARQRGIADDVIYSLVIWLVVCGIAGARLFHVIEYWQVSFAGLPLREAILKALMFTEGGLVVYGSLIGAAAAFVVFVRRHGLPLLGMADLLAPSLAVGLAIGRLGCLLNGCCFGGVCDRPWAITFPDDSQVFVDQLSRGELHGVRLSETEQGLTVSQVWDEQLEITPGAKVAKIDGRKADSLADSFEAMRAAYQGHDPVLLELEGGAEVALPVAEPRVRSLPVHPTQLYSAINAALLGWVLWLAYPLRRRDGEVFGLMLTIYPVSRFLLEMIRVDESNFLGTGLSISQNLSIVILSMMAFYWVWLLRQEGRGVRGELTCDVRLRGPRP, from the coding sequence ATGCGTAGCGAGCTCTTCCGCATCCCCGTCGACGTGGCCGGCATCCCCCTGCTGGGCTTCGGCCTTGCGCTGGCGGTGTGGCTGGTAGGCGCCGGCGTCTACGCGCTGCGTCTCAGGGGGGCGGCGCGGCGCGGCGAGCAGGCCGATTGGATCGGCTTCGCGGGGCTCGTGGCGGCGGTAGCGGCGGCGCTCGTCGTGGCGCCAAGGTTCGTCCCCGAGGGGATCCCTATCCGCGGCTACGGCGTGATGCTGCTGCTGGCGCTGGCCAGCGGTGTTGCGATGGCGCTGCACCGCGCCCGGCAACGCGGCATTGCGGACGACGTCATCTACTCGCTGGTGATCTGGCTGGTGGTGTGCGGCATCGCCGGTGCGCGGCTGTTCCACGTGATCGAGTACTGGCAGGTGAGCTTCGCAGGGCTCCCGCTGCGCGAGGCGATCCTCAAGGCGCTGATGTTTACCGAAGGGGGCCTAGTGGTGTACGGGTCGCTGATCGGCGCCGCGGCGGCGTTTGTGGTGTTCGTACGCCGGCACGGGCTGCCGCTGCTGGGGATGGCGGACCTGCTGGCGCCCTCGCTGGCGGTGGGGCTGGCCATCGGGCGGCTGGGGTGCCTGCTCAACGGCTGCTGCTTCGGCGGCGTGTGCGACCGCCCCTGGGCCATCACGTTCCCCGACGACAGCCAGGTGTTCGTCGACCAGCTCAGCCGGGGCGAGCTGCACGGGGTCCGCTTGAGCGAGACCGAGCAGGGACTCACGGTGAGCCAGGTGTGGGACGAGCAGCTCGAAATCACGCCCGGCGCGAAAGTCGCCAAGATCGACGGCCGCAAGGCCGACTCGCTGGCGGACAGCTTCGAAGCGATGCGCGCCGCCTACCAGGGGCACGACCCCGTGCTGCTAGAGCTGGAGGGGGGCGCCGAGGTCGCCCTCCCCGTGGCCGAGCCGCGCGTCAGGAGCCTGCCGGTCCACCCCACGCAGCTCTACAGCGCCATCAACGCGGCGCTCTTGGGCTGGGTGTTGTGGCTGGCCTACCCGCTGCGCCGCCGCGACGGCGAAGTGTTCGGCCTGATGCTGACCATCTACCCCGTCAGCCGGTTCTTGCTCGAGATGATCCGCGTCGACGAATCCAACTTCCTCGGCACCGGGCTGAGCATCTCGCAGAACCTAAGCATCGTGATCCTGTCGATGATGGCGTTCTACTGGGTGTGGCTGCTGCGGCAGGAGGGGCGAGGGGTGAGGGGTGAGTTAACATGCGATGTCCGCTTGCGCGGCCCTCGCCCCTAG
- a CDS encoding acyl-CoA dehydrogenase family protein: MIETPDSPELAALCKQLAERAGETDRAGAFPAEQLRLCGEAGVFRWFLAPEHGGFGWDEEAVVRGYLALSEACLTTTFVITQRTGACRRIAGGGSDALRARLLPGLASGAALATVGISHLTTSGRHLKQPMLRATRTDAGWRLDGAAPWVTGGDHADWLVVGATVMDRDEPTSEQLLAVVPGSLEGVTAQAPFELVGVSASSTGPVRFDGAQIGDDLLLAGPVENVMAQGIGGRTGGHETSTLALGLASAAIGLLNHEGQRRENLHGPTAAIVAERDELVADLLSITRGAPSCTTESLRRRANSLALRAAQASLAAAKGAGYVAGHPAGRWCRESLFFLVWSCPQPVLDANLCELAGIVG; the protein is encoded by the coding sequence ATGATCGAAACCCCCGACTCCCCCGAACTCGCCGCGCTCTGCAAGCAGCTCGCCGAGCGCGCCGGCGAGACCGACCGCGCCGGCGCCTTCCCCGCCGAGCAGCTCCGCCTGTGCGGCGAGGCGGGCGTGTTCCGTTGGTTCTTGGCGCCCGAGCACGGCGGGTTTGGTTGGGACGAAGAGGCGGTCGTCCGCGGCTACCTCGCCTTGAGCGAGGCCTGTCTAACGACCACGTTTGTCATCACCCAGCGCACCGGCGCGTGCCGCAGGATCGCCGGCGGCGGGAGCGATGCGCTGCGCGCCCGCCTGCTGCCTGGCCTGGCCAGCGGCGCGGCGCTGGCCACCGTCGGCATCAGCCACCTCACCACCAGCGGCCGGCACCTCAAGCAGCCGATGCTGCGGGCCACGCGGACCGACGCGGGCTGGCGGCTCGACGGCGCCGCCCCTTGGGTCACCGGCGGCGACCACGCCGACTGGCTGGTGGTCGGCGCGACCGTGATGGACCGGGACGAGCCTACCAGCGAGCAGTTGCTTGCCGTTGTCCCCGGGTCGCTCGAAGGGGTCACGGCCCAGGCGCCGTTCGAACTAGTCGGCGTCTCGGCCAGTTCTACCGGCCCGGTGCGGTTCGACGGCGCCCAGATCGGCGACGACCTGCTGCTCGCGGGACCTGTTGAGAACGTCATGGCCCAGGGGATCGGCGGCCGCACCGGGGGGCACGAGACGTCAACGCTGGCGTTGGGGCTCGCCTCGGCGGCGATCGGGCTGCTGAACCACGAGGGCCAGCGTCGCGAGAACCTGCACGGCCCGACCGCGGCGATCGTCGCCGAGCGGGACGAGCTGGTCGCCGACCTGCTGTCGATCACCCGCGGCGCCCCGTCGTGCACGACCGAGTCGCTCCGCCGACGTGCCAACAGCCTGGCGCTCCGCGCCGCCCAAGCGTCGCTGGCAGCCGCCAAGGGCGCCGGCTACGTAGCGGGACACCCCGCGGGGCGGTGGTGCAGGGAGTCGCTGTTCTTCCTGGTATGGAGCTGTCCGCAGCCGGTGCTGGACGCCAACCTCTGTGAACTGGCGGGCATTGTTGGTTAG
- a CDS encoding DUF2200 domain-containing protein, translating to MNTTPEHDQRIANMTFASVYPHYVAKVEKKGRTVDELHQVIAWLTGFNSKDLKRLIKEKATFAQFFEQATLNPNASLITGSICGYRIEEIETPLTKQVRYLDKLVDELAKGRKMEKILRTP from the coding sequence ATGAACACCACCCCAGAACACGACCAGCGCATCGCGAACATGACGTTCGCTTCGGTCTACCCGCACTACGTCGCCAAGGTGGAGAAGAAGGGGCGGACCGTCGATGAGCTCCACCAAGTCATCGCCTGGCTGACCGGCTTCAACTCGAAGGACCTCAAGCGTCTGATTAAGGAGAAGGCCACGTTCGCCCAGTTCTTCGAACAGGCCACGCTCAACCCCAACGCGTCGCTCATCACCGGGTCCATCTGCGGCTACCGGATCGAAGAAATCGAGACGCCGCTGACCAAGCAGGTTCGGTACCTCGACAAGCTGGTGGACGAGCTGGCGAAAGGTCGCAAGATGGAGAAGATCCTGCGGACACCTTAG
- a CDS encoding zinc metallopeptidase produces MIDPLYFIVLAPALLMAMWAQGRVRATYASASQEPAVLSGAATARHLLDSAGLSNVAIEPIAGQLTDHYDPRTKVLRLSQGVYGQHNMAAVGIAAHEAGHAIQDARGYFPLRIRNLAVPLAQFGGGAGMFILMAGLVMRSPVLLLVGIGSFVAVAAFQLINLPVEFDASRRAKKHLVEHGIISKAELSHVDRVLDAAAWTYVAGTLYAVLIVVYFLIRLRGGSRS; encoded by the coding sequence ATGATCGACCCGCTCTATTTCATCGTCCTAGCGCCGGCGCTATTGATGGCCATGTGGGCCCAGGGGCGCGTGCGGGCGACCTACGCCAGCGCCTCGCAGGAGCCCGCGGTGCTCTCGGGGGCGGCGACGGCGCGGCACCTGCTCGACTCGGCGGGGCTATCCAACGTGGCGATCGAGCCGATCGCCGGGCAGCTAACCGACCACTACGACCCCCGCACCAAGGTGCTGCGCCTCAGCCAAGGGGTGTATGGGCAGCACAACATGGCGGCCGTTGGCATCGCGGCCCACGAGGCGGGGCACGCCATCCAAGACGCCCGCGGCTACTTCCCGCTGCGGATCCGCAACCTGGCGGTCCCGCTGGCGCAGTTCGGCGGCGGGGCGGGGATGTTTATCTTGATGGCCGGCCTGGTGATGCGCAGCCCCGTGCTGCTGCTGGTGGGCATCGGCTCGTTCGTGGCGGTCGCCGCGTTCCAACTGATCAACCTGCCGGTAGAGTTCGACGCCAGCCGCCGCGCCAAAAAGCACCTGGTGGAGCACGGCATCATCAGCAAAGCGGAGCTGTCTCACGTCGATCGGGTGCTCGATGCCGCGGCCTGGACCTACGTGGCGGGCACGCTGTACGCCGTGCTGATCGTGGTTTACTTCCTGATCCGCCTGAGGGGCGGCAGCCGGAGCTGA
- the glgP gene encoding alpha-glucan family phosphorylase, which yields MSPAATPPSAAATERANWTEVTAEALYQKLTALASNLWWSWRPEVTQLFRDLDPVRWRQLDHNPISLLREMTPDQVAERANELAMYTRINQAHRRLKEYLTDTTGTWAAREAGVLGARPVAYFSAEFGMHESVPIYSGGLGVLSGDHIKSASGLGLPLVAIGLFYDQGYFKQHLDEEGMQGEEYLNTKVENLPMQPALGKNGKPITVSIDTRGGALKAKVWLMSVGRVRLYLMDCDVEGNSPEDRELTSRLYGGDRRTRIRQELVLGIGGVKALGALGINPGVYHLNEGHSAFAPLEVIHQRMEGDGLSFDDALREVAQNTVFTTHTPVPAGHDRFDADMIEEHLGPLREKLGISHQQLMGLGRVEPQNEGETFCMTVIGLKASRRANAVSALHGVVSRRMWAHLWPWRVEEEIPIGHITNGVHVPSWLAQPMRTLFDKYLPLDWPQRMGDSRVWEGMYNVDPGELWETHNALKLRLLDFTRRRLSRQCRRRGEDEAVVDATRSALDPSALTIGFARRFATYKRADLFLRRMDEIADLVNNENRPVQFIFSGKAHPADEPGKSFIKRIANLRHDPRFAGRVVFVEDYDINVARHMVQGVDVWLNNPRRPLEASGTSGMKAVLNGGLNCSILDGWWAEAYNGNNGFAIGRGTQHVNDDITDERDAQDLFHVLRDEVIPRFYDRDADGLPRAWIDSMVESIATLSGRFSAHRMVTDYVRHCYLPAAGGVSSEMSMR from the coding sequence ATGAGCCCTGCCGCAACGCCCCCCAGCGCCGCCGCCACCGAACGCGCCAACTGGACCGAAGTCACCGCCGAGGCGCTCTATCAGAAGCTCACCGCCCTGGCCAGCAACCTGTGGTGGAGCTGGCGCCCCGAGGTAACGCAGCTCTTCCGCGACCTCGACCCCGTCCGCTGGCGGCAGCTCGACCACAACCCCATCTCGCTGCTCCGCGAGATGACCCCCGATCAGGTGGCCGAGCGCGCCAACGAGCTGGCGATGTACACCCGCATCAACCAGGCCCACCGCCGGCTCAAGGAGTACCTGACCGACACCACCGGCACGTGGGCCGCCCGCGAGGCGGGGGTGCTGGGCGCCCGACCGGTGGCCTACTTCTCCGCCGAGTTCGGCATGCACGAGTCGGTGCCCATCTACTCGGGCGGCCTGGGCGTCCTCTCGGGAGACCACATCAAGAGCGCCAGCGGGCTGGGTCTGCCGCTGGTGGCCATCGGGCTGTTCTACGACCAGGGCTACTTCAAGCAGCACCTGGACGAAGAAGGGATGCAGGGCGAGGAGTACCTCAACACCAAGGTAGAAAACCTGCCGATGCAGCCCGCGCTGGGCAAGAACGGCAAGCCCATCACCGTCTCCATCGACACCCGCGGCGGCGCCCTCAAGGCCAAGGTGTGGCTGATGAGTGTCGGGCGCGTGCGGCTCTACCTGATGGACTGCGACGTCGAAGGGAACAGCCCCGAAGACCGCGAGCTCACCAGCCGGCTGTACGGCGGCGACCGCCGCACCCGCATCCGCCAAGAGCTGGTGCTGGGCATCGGCGGCGTGAAGGCCCTGGGCGCCCTGGGGATCAACCCCGGCGTCTACCACCTGAACGAGGGGCACAGCGCCTTCGCCCCGCTCGAGGTGATCCACCAGCGGATGGAAGGGGACGGCCTGAGCTTCGACGACGCCCTCCGCGAGGTCGCCCAGAACACCGTCTTCACCACCCACACCCCCGTGCCGGCCGGCCACGACCGCTTCGACGCGGACATGATCGAGGAGCACCTCGGCCCGCTCCGCGAGAAGCTGGGCATCAGCCACCAGCAGCTCATGGGTCTCGGACGCGTCGAGCCGCAGAACGAAGGCGAGACCTTCTGCATGACGGTGATCGGCCTCAAGGCCTCGCGCCGCGCCAACGCCGTCAGCGCGCTGCACGGCGTGGTGAGCCGGCGGATGTGGGCCCACCTGTGGCCGTGGCGTGTTGAGGAAGAGATCCCCATCGGCCACATCACCAACGGCGTGCACGTGCCTAGCTGGCTCGCGCAGCCGATGCGTACGCTGTTCGACAAGTACCTGCCGCTCGACTGGCCGCAGCGGATGGGCGACAGCCGCGTGTGGGAAGGGATGTACAACGTCGACCCGGGCGAGCTGTGGGAGACGCACAACGCGCTCAAGCTGCGGCTGCTGGACTTCACCCGCCGGCGCCTCAGCCGGCAGTGCCGCCGGCGCGGCGAGGACGAGGCGGTGGTGGACGCAACCCGCAGCGCCCTCGACCCATCGGCGCTAACCATCGGCTTCGCCCGCCGGTTCGCCACCTACAAGCGCGCCGACCTGTTCCTCCGCCGGATGGACGAGATCGCCGACCTGGTGAACAACGAGAACCGCCCCGTGCAGTTCATCTTCTCCGGCAAGGCCCACCCGGCCGACGAGCCGGGCAAGTCGTTCATCAAGCGGATCGCCAACCTCCGGCACGACCCCCGCTTTGCCGGCCGTGTGGTGTTTGTGGAGGACTACGACATCAACGTCGCCCGCCACATGGTGCAAGGGGTCGACGTGTGGCTGAACAACCCGCGCCGCCCGCTGGAGGCTTCCGGCACCAGCGGCATGAAGGCGGTGCTTAACGGCGGGCTCAACTGCTCCATCCTCGATGGCTGGTGGGCCGAGGCCTACAACGGCAACAACGGCTTCGCCATCGGCCGCGGCACCCAGCACGTGAACGACGACATCACCGACGAACGCGACGCGCAGGACCTGTTCCACGTGCTGCGAGACGAGGTCATCCCCCGCTTCTACGACCGCGACGCGGACGGCCTGCCGCGGGCCTGGATCGACTCGATGGTCGAGTCCATCGCCACGCTGTCCGGAAGGTTCAGCGCGCACCGCATGGTGACCGACTACGTCCGCCACTGCTACCTGCCCGCCGCGGGCGGCGTGAGCAGCGAGATGAGCATGCGGTAG